A stretch of Capricornis sumatraensis isolate serow.1 chromosome 10, serow.2, whole genome shotgun sequence DNA encodes these proteins:
- the TMEM158 gene encoding transmembrane protein 158 produces the protein MLPLLAALLAAACPLPPARGGAVDAPGLLGAPLNASVNASTSDEPAAPRLLASAAPGAPERPEEEAAAPCNISVQRQMLSSLLVRWGRPRGFQCDLLLFSTNAHGRAFFAAAFHRVGPPLLIEHLGLAAGGAQQDLRLCVGCGWVRGRRPGRLRPTGATAGAPTALPAYPATEPPGPLWLQGEPLHFCCLDFSLEELQGEPGWRLNRKPIESTLVACFMTLVIVVWSVAALIWPVPIIAGFLPNGMEQRRTTASAAAAAPAAVPAGTTAAAAAAAAAAAAAAAVTSGTATK, from the coding sequence ATGCTGCCCCTGCTTGCCGCGCTGCTGGCCGCCGCCTGCCCGCTGCCGCCCGCCCGCGGCGGGGCTGTGGACGCGCCGGGCCTCCTCGGGGCGCCCCTCAACGCCTCGGTCAACGCGTCGACCTCAGACGAGCCGGCCGCCCCGCGGTTGCTGGCCTCGGCTGCGCCCGGGGCCCCCGAGCGCccggaggaggaggcggcggcgccGTGCAACATCAGCGTGCAGCGGCAGATGCTGAGCTCGTTGCTCGTGCGCTGGGGCCGCCCGCGGGGCTTTCAGTGCGACCTGCTGCTCTTCTCCACCAACGCGCACGGCCGCGCCTTCTTCGCCGCCGCCTTCCACCGTGTCGGGCCGCCGCTGCTCATCGAGCACCTGGGGCTGGCGGCGGGCGGCGCGCAGCAGGACCTGCGCCTCTGCGTGGGCTGCGGCTGGGTGCGCGGCCGCCGCCCCGGCCGCCTCCGGCCCACCGGCGCCACCGCCGGGGCGCCCACCGCTCTGCCCGCCTACCCCGCGACTGAGCCCCCCGGGCCGCTGTGGCTGCAGGGCGAGCCACTGCATTTCTGCTGCCTGGACTTCAGCCTGGAGGAGCTGCAGGGCGAGCCGGGCTGGCGGCTGAACCGCAAGCCCATCGAGTCCACGCTGGTGGCCTGCTTCATGACCCTGGTCATCGTCGTGTGGAGCGTGGCCGCCCTCATCTGGCCGGTGCCCATCATCGCCGGCTTCCTGCCCAACGGCATGGAGCAGCGCCGGACCACCgccagcgccgccgccgccgcccccgccgccgtgCCCGCGGGgaccaccgccgccgccgccgccgcggcagCCGCTGCGGCCGCCGCCGCGGCCGTCACCTCGGGGACGGCGACCAAGTGA